The stretch of DNA TTCTGCTGGGATGTCCATAGTCTGGGCCGaagcggcagcagcagcatcatcTTTGTCAAACTCCATCATTTCGACGTCACCTTCGTCGATTACGTGATTTGTAGTGTCTTCGTTGTCTTCATTATCGTCTTCTTCCGCCCGGTCAGATTCACTGTCACTGGAGTCGGAGTCCGAAACTTCGGCGGTTCGGGCCTTCTTTCGCCGCCGTTTCTTGGGTTCGTCGCTTTTCACGGCCTTGTTGTTTCTCGAGTCGCTTTTGGCCGACATGTTGTGCTGAGACGAATGGGTAGTGCGAGATGTGAAAATATATTCTGCAACGTGGTTTCATGCATGTAATATGCGGGTGGTGCATTTAAGAAATATACCAAGTAATGTGACCGAAGCTAACAAAGCCTAACTATTGTTGGAGTCCTTGCTTGCTAGGTGATTTTAggaaaacaaaaaagaggaaaacAAAACTAAAAGGAGACAAATAACAATCGGATTGGAAAATAACTCCATTAGAGCCATGTATCCATGTGACAATGGTGCTGATTTCTTCGCTAACCAAAACTGTGCAATCAAGTGACGGCAGAAAACCCCAATACACGAAATCAACAG from Yarrowia lipolytica chromosome 1D, complete sequence encodes:
- a CDS encoding uncharacterized protein (Compare to YALI0D23551g, similar to Saccharomyces cerevisiae RSA3 (YLR221C); ancestral locus Anc_8.436, similar to uniprot|Q05942 Saccharomyces cerevisiae YLR221C Chromosome XII COSMID 8083), translated to MSAKSDSRNNKAVKSDEPKKRRRKKARTAEVSDSDSSDSESDRAEEDDNEDNEDTTNHVIDEGDVEMMEFDKDDAAAAASAQTMDIPAELQSLPADSANPEFQKFYLNLVTSEFGKDMDELRTSKTFNDNTLGLLVDALKQGVNVFDEKVQGEIVQQQS